One window from the genome of Anopheles merus strain MAF chromosome 3R, AmerM5.1, whole genome shotgun sequence encodes:
- the LOC121596018 gene encoding ATP synthase subunit delta, mitochondrial, translating to MSFALRSARLAALARPSIRMVQSRGYADEMAFTLAAANKVFYDSANIRQVDVPSFSGAFGILPKHVPTLAVLKPGVVTVYENDGAVKKIFVSSGTVTVNEDASVQVLAEEAHPVEDLDSSACRELLSNAQTQLSSASGDKDRAEAAIAMEVAEALVKASE from the coding sequence ATGTCGTTCGCCCTGCGTAGCGCTCGCCTGGCCGCCCTGGCCCGCCCCTCGATCCGCATGGTGCAGTCCCGCGGCTACGCCGACGAGATGGCCTTCACACTGGCCGCCGCGAACAAGGTGTTCTACGACAGTGCCAACATCCGGCAGGTCGATGTGCCCTCGTTCAGCGGTGCGTTCGGTATCCTGCCGAAGCATGTGCCGACGCTGGCCGTCCTGAAGCCGGGCGTCGTCACCGTGTACGAGAACGATGGCGCGGTGAAGAAGATCTTCGTCTCCAGCGGCACCGTCACCGTGAACGAGGATGCCTCCGTGCAGGTGCTGGCGGAGGAAGCGCACCCCGTGGAAGACCTCGACTCGTCCGCCTGCCGGGAGCTGCTCTCGAACGCCCAGACCCAGCTGTCCTCCGCCTCGGGCGATAAGGACCGCGCGGAAGCTGCCATCGCCATGGAAGTCGCGGAAGCGCTTGTCAAGGCGTCCGAATAA